A single window of Pontiella agarivorans DNA harbors:
- a CDS encoding hybrid sensor histidine kinase/response regulator transcription factor, whose protein sequence is MAAMCFAAAGCVGEPAQDVSVFQLPRAREKMRQEADRLKEQLAGLPKLQEPLQLDAYGYHGGYLPALDTLPDEPRWTVDLQFSTYAKFEQIILVPAIDRSASPLGSYGFPKRFRVLQVFPDGRRTLIKEWMAEDCPDPGRVPLILEVEAPGTSRLVLEVYRGSPEGEKELFALDEIFGIVKNWAWSARSVEVSSELGSPPYWGKEYLIDRKTSLGLPVGLPVEDCAAGGGFSVVFDAQPEERSTIEIDLGKSVWVGDITLFPAIPEEGVLIPGFGFPGKIQVIRQIASPSGERKRRYPVSAGWDGGNPGNNMIRIPVNSHGRWFRLMFSQLPVYDGRPVLALGEIQVHQSDIHYPVEAIRLNEFPEGSELKTHLLTDGKANGRPVMGMLEWLIQIARRDQLAKTLNGLAGSEELLAERWQNFWWWSAIAGGFILVVSALWVAVAALIQRKRSLMEMNRRAEIEQMKIRFFTHISHELRTPLTVILGPLEKMREMITEPAMSEYASLMHRNVKKLQQLVDQLLDFRKLQEKRDSLDWKGVDLALFVHNVFDCYRSLALDKKIRYHLIGAEHPLSFVIDPGKFQKILDNLISNALKYTPEGGDVTVKLAVEFGAVSTIRLEVEDSGVGIAAEDFPHVFEQFYRAEGLQPIQAGGSGIGLALVKELVDFWGGDISVESPLAHGRGTRFSVALPAPDPEAWREEAEDEVAELQPVDLPAPLPVAQAARPQSTETVLIADDNEDVRSFVRMELADHYQVIEAGDGEDGLQKARETIPDLVISDVMMPKMNGVEMCRRLKGDELTSHIPIVMLTARGSEEHQLEGLGTGADDYVTKPFSMPLLKARIQNLLESRRVMRERFARELTVEPSAITVTSVDEKLLQSAIGVVEEHMDDAGFTVERFAAEMHMARNTLLLKLRALVDQSPQEFIRTLRLKRARQLLEQNAGTIAEIAFQVGFEEPTHFSRSFKKQFGQTPSGYLKNRKFYD, encoded by the coding sequence ATGGCTGCCATGTGCTTTGCCGCTGCAGGGTGTGTCGGTGAGCCTGCGCAGGATGTTTCCGTTTTTCAGCTCCCTCGTGCCCGGGAAAAAATGCGGCAGGAGGCGGATCGGTTAAAAGAACAGCTGGCCGGGCTGCCGAAACTTCAGGAGCCGCTGCAGCTGGATGCGTATGGGTATCATGGCGGTTATCTGCCGGCACTGGACACGCTGCCTGACGAGCCGCGCTGGACGGTGGATCTGCAGTTTTCCACGTATGCTAAATTTGAACAGATCATTCTGGTTCCGGCCATTGACCGCAGTGCGTCTCCGCTGGGAAGTTATGGTTTTCCAAAACGGTTCCGGGTGCTGCAGGTTTTTCCTGACGGCAGAAGGACGTTGATTAAGGAATGGATGGCTGAGGATTGCCCAGATCCAGGGCGTGTACCTCTGATTCTGGAAGTGGAGGCTCCGGGAACATCCAGGCTGGTGCTGGAGGTTTACCGGGGCAGTCCCGAGGGGGAAAAAGAGCTTTTTGCACTCGATGAAATTTTTGGCATCGTTAAGAACTGGGCCTGGAGTGCACGCTCTGTTGAGGTCAGTTCAGAGCTGGGATCGCCGCCGTACTGGGGAAAAGAGTATCTGATTGATCGAAAGACCAGCCTGGGGCTGCCGGTCGGCCTTCCTGTCGAAGATTGTGCGGCAGGCGGCGGATTTTCTGTTGTTTTTGATGCGCAGCCCGAGGAACGCAGCACGATTGAAATCGATTTGGGTAAAAGCGTTTGGGTGGGGGACATCACTCTGTTTCCCGCGATTCCAGAAGAGGGGGTGCTGATTCCGGGCTTTGGCTTTCCCGGAAAAATTCAGGTCATCCGGCAGATCGCATCCCCTAGTGGGGAACGAAAGCGGCGTTATCCGGTTTCGGCAGGATGGGACGGCGGCAATCCGGGGAACAACATGATCCGCATACCCGTTAACAGCCATGGGCGCTGGTTTCGGTTGATGTTCAGTCAGCTGCCTGTGTATGACGGAAGACCGGTTTTGGCACTGGGCGAGATCCAGGTGCATCAATCGGACATTCACTATCCGGTTGAAGCCATACGACTGAACGAGTTTCCGGAAGGCAGTGAGCTGAAAACGCACCTGCTGACGGATGGAAAAGCGAACGGTCGGCCGGTGATGGGGATGCTTGAGTGGTTGATACAGATTGCCCGGCGCGATCAGCTGGCGAAGACCCTGAACGGGTTGGCCGGGTCAGAAGAGCTGCTGGCCGAACGCTGGCAAAACTTCTGGTGGTGGAGTGCGATTGCGGGTGGTTTTATATTGGTTGTGAGTGCGCTGTGGGTGGCTGTTGCCGCGTTGATCCAGCGTAAACGCAGTTTGATGGAGATGAACCGCAGGGCGGAAATCGAGCAGATGAAGATCCGCTTTTTTACCCATATCTCCCATGAACTGCGTACGCCTTTAACCGTCATTCTCGGGCCGTTGGAAAAAATGCGGGAAATGATTACGGAGCCGGCCATGAGCGAGTATGCCTCGCTGATGCACCGCAATGTGAAAAAGCTCCAGCAACTGGTCGATCAACTGCTTGATTTTCGCAAGCTGCAGGAGAAGCGGGACTCACTGGATTGGAAGGGTGTGGACCTAGCCCTGTTTGTGCATAACGTATTTGACTGCTACCGATCGCTAGCCCTCGATAAGAAGATTAGGTATCACCTGATTGGTGCCGAGCATCCGTTGAGCTTTGTCATAGATCCCGGGAAATTTCAGAAAATTTTAGACAACCTGATCTCCAACGCGCTGAAATATACCCCGGAAGGTGGTGACGTGACGGTGAAGCTTGCTGTTGAATTCGGAGCCGTTTCGACGATTCGTCTGGAGGTCGAGGATTCCGGTGTGGGTATCGCGGCAGAGGATTTTCCGCACGTGTTCGAGCAGTTTTATCGCGCCGAAGGTCTTCAGCCGATTCAGGCAGGCGGGTCGGGAATCGGGCTGGCGCTGGTTAAGGAACTGGTCGATTTCTGGGGCGGTGACATTTCGGTGGAGAGTCCCTTGGCCCATGGGCGCGGCACACGATTTAGCGTGGCGCTTCCGGCCCCGGACCCAGAGGCGTGGCGCGAGGAGGCTGAAGACGAAGTTGCTGAGCTTCAGCCGGTTGATCTGCCGGCCCCTTTGCCTGTGGCTCAAGCCGCCCGGCCACAATCGACAGAAACCGTGCTGATTGCGGATGATAACGAGGATGTCCGGTCGTTTGTGCGCATGGAGCTTGCGGATCATTACCAGGTGATTGAAGCCGGTGATGGCGAAGACGGTCTGCAAAAAGCGCGCGAAACGATTCCGGATCTGGTCATCAGCGATGTGATGATGCCTAAAATGAATGGGGTGGAGATGTGCCGCCGACTGAAGGGCGATGAGCTGACAAGTCATATACCGATTGTCATGCTGACGGCGCGGGGCTCGGAAGAGCATCAGCTCGAAGGGCTGGGAACCGGTGCGGATGATTATGTGACCAAACCGTTTTCGATGCCGCTGCTCAAGGCGCGCATTCAGAATCTGTTGGAATCGCGCCGGGTGATGCGGGAGCGTTTTGCTCGGGAGCTGACGGTTGAGCCGAGTGCGATTACGGTAACGTCTGTGGATGAGAAGCTGTTGCAGAGCGCGATCGGGGTCGTGGAAGAGCACATGGATGATGCGGGCTTCACGGTGGAGCGTTTTGCGGCAGAAATGCATATGGCCCGCAATACTCTGCTGTTAAAGCTTCGGGCGCTGGTGGACCAGTCCCCTCAGGAGTTTATCCGTACACTTCGGCTTAAACGTGCCCGCCAGCTGCTGGAACAGAATGCCGGAACCATTGCGGAAATCGCTTTTCAGGTCGGTTTCGAGGAGCCGACCCATTTCAGCCGTAGCTTTAAAAAACAGTTCGGACAGACCCCTTCCGGGTATCTGAAAAATCGTAAATTTTACGATTAG
- a CDS encoding PEP-CTERM sorting domain-containing protein (PEP-CTERM proteins occur, often in large numbers, in the proteomes of bacteria that also encode an exosortase, a predicted intramembrane cysteine proteinase. The presence of a PEP-CTERM domain at a protein's C-terminus predicts cleavage within the sorting domain, followed by covalent anchoring to some some component of the (usually Gram-negative) cell surface. Many PEP-CTERM proteins exhibit an unusual sequence composition that includes large numbers of potential glycosylation sites. Expression of one such protein has been shown restore the ability of a bacterium to form floc, a type of biofilm.): MQIRNVSKGSWVGLVLAAAVNGVLGDVVLLGGFDGNESTVNSSSDTVDASYFKQDASAAGVVSMTGIANTSKYLTDSGTSSTMWGFYSLVPEPVSENRVANDKDVGVTLTISVDAAYSGASDVMLSDFVMALYKGAAGLATLTYTGGDLVGVTSDTVVATIDLSGQGLNTWRDYDISLAALTDVGLSSGQAATFKLATSSFDGGVYTRLDNVGIVGTVPEPATLGLIVMFGGGILFVRRTFLM, translated from the coding sequence ATGCAAATAAGAAATGTGAGTAAGGGTTCCTGGGTTGGCCTTGTTTTAGCCGCAGCGGTTAACGGGGTCTTGGGGGATGTTGTATTGCTGGGTGGTTTTGACGGTAATGAGTCAACGGTTAATTCATCAAGCGATACAGTTGATGCATCCTATTTTAAGCAGGATGCATCAGCGGCAGGGGTTGTCAGCATGACAGGAATTGCGAATACATCCAAGTATCTCACCGATTCAGGTACATCCAGTACAATGTGGGGTTTTTATTCGTTAGTGCCTGAGCCGGTATCTGAAAATCGTGTCGCAAATGACAAGGATGTCGGTGTTACTTTGACGATTTCTGTAGATGCAGCGTATAGCGGGGCCTCAGATGTAATGCTGAGTGATTTTGTAATGGCTTTGTATAAAGGGGCCGCGGGTTTAGCGACTCTGACATACACCGGGGGGGATTTGGTTGGTGTGACATCTGATACCGTCGTGGCAACGATTGATCTTTCAGGCCAGGGTTTAAACACGTGGCGTGATTACGATATTTCTCTTGCCGCTTTGACGGATGTTGGCCTGAGTTCCGGCCAAGCGGCTACATTTAAGCTGGCTACCTCTTCATTTGACGGAGGTGTTTATACGCGATTGGATAATGTCGGGATTGTTGGAACTGTTCCGGAGCCGGCGACACTCGGTCTGATTGTGATGTTTGGCGGAGGCATACTATTTGTCCGCCGCACATTTCTGATGTGA
- a CDS encoding polysaccharide lyase family 8 super-sandwich domain-containing protein — MNKIWLWSGFIAVLTTLVQGEVVYVDFGPSGDTYSDAAEAYNNFSWPDSDGLVNISGASSGITLHYQNYGGSYSYASGGDRDAVSGISTNVTKDRMYAGTGNFVNVGEFGYTLTFSGLDPAGTCYVGVLPSPTGISSTWKVTTGTGDTTEYIQDDVTRDNLFEWEHITPDTNGTIVLTGRAVSNAKWKSVGLSGIILEVFPARVTVGFSIENGTNGVVNASGLQRSFAYTLESCTNLAEGNWSDSGRWVSSVETNAWTVDPNDSVQFFRLSERTEEEEREIIRSQIVDFFTGSMSEPDSAVQGLIDTMQADATWADIDYASTRRASWPPGRHLDRLLEMSVAYADPNSVFYQDADLLAKILAGHQHWLDNLYYSLNWYNNRISVPLAMLRSFMMLGDDLPASMYSEARWSVLKDSAMDMTGTNQMNLARKTFLRSFLDNDPEMMATAIEEFWNVLAVTTEEGIQPDGSYHQHGPQQQFGTYGLIFSGAMVEWNEMLRGTSYVAPEGKNEILRNFLLNGEAWIVWNGVMDISALGREIKSGSQVYTWSKLSDQLERMKALDPNYIRAYETALMPTNGIVGHSVFWRSDFAVHRRPDWYSSVKMCSTRVVGTETANDENVSGIHLPDGALYVYQSGEEYQDIGGLWDWRRLPGTTCDQGMDNLEPVGYDKNYGSTDFVGGLTDGTNGVSVMIYKRRELSARKAWFFGEDSVTCLGSGIDGATDGSVLTSVQQSNLNGPVRCSSGSLGAGTNLLAAGEWVHHDGIGYHLLQPFTVHHGEVIGDWKQVNSTFDVGAVTGDVFSVWMNHGRSPVNEEYAYTIYPRAVAEEMDDRIANHGTVVLTNSTALQAIESGAGVFAVFYEAGQLTTVDGFVIETDTPCLVNWNAGVVRVAEPTQTHSALTLTVKGRPYDLILPDGGLAGSPIEFEQVSTPYIRTGSVSGIDMDRATLQADLAFSGDGDCSARIYWGTVDGGTGAWEYAAELGSVSTGLLSSVITGLEPGTEYWFRAWASNESGDSWANSSSSFITPDQPELASVGVTNVYAGSAVLSGSLSGGVADITLVWDTVDQGSTLSAWGARAVLSDQPIGEFSGLAGGLVRGNTYFARCFASNTAGQVWSDVISFEVAADAPSQVYVDFGSAGDTYSDVSEQYNNVSGSGSLAVVDTVGNDAGITLQYALYGGTYNYASGGDRAAVEGISSDVTTDRLYAGTGNFENVGDFGCTLTISGLNPANVCSLTVLPSPTGVSSTWTLATGTGAPDEYIQDSSTSTNVFEWVDILPDSSGKVVITGRAFSNSKWKSVGISGLIIQAVPASE; from the coding sequence ATGAACAAAATTTGGTTATGGTCTGGTTTTATCGCTGTATTGACGACCCTGGTACAGGGCGAAGTTGTTTATGTGGATTTCGGCCCCAGCGGGGATACGTATTCGGATGCCGCAGAAGCGTATAACAATTTCAGTTGGCCCGATTCTGACGGCTTGGTCAATATTTCGGGGGCGTCATCAGGAATAACACTGCATTATCAGAATTATGGAGGCAGTTACAGCTATGCTTCCGGGGGAGACCGCGATGCCGTTTCCGGGATCAGTACCAATGTAACCAAGGACCGAATGTATGCGGGTACAGGGAATTTCGTGAATGTCGGTGAATTCGGGTATACATTAACTTTTTCCGGGCTGGATCCTGCTGGTACATGCTATGTCGGTGTATTGCCCAGTCCAACAGGTATTTCCTCCACCTGGAAAGTTACGACAGGAACAGGGGACACTACGGAGTATATTCAGGATGACGTCACCAGAGACAATCTCTTTGAATGGGAACATATCACTCCGGATACCAATGGCACGATTGTTCTCACGGGACGGGCGGTATCCAATGCAAAATGGAAATCGGTCGGCTTGTCCGGAATCATTCTTGAAGTATTTCCTGCTCGGGTAACTGTTGGTTTCTCCATAGAGAACGGGACGAATGGAGTGGTGAATGCTTCCGGGCTGCAGCGTAGCTTCGCCTATACTTTGGAAAGCTGTACCAACCTCGCCGAAGGCAACTGGAGTGATTCCGGCCGCTGGGTCAGCTCGGTGGAGACGAACGCGTGGACGGTAGATCCGAACGATTCGGTGCAGTTTTTTCGTCTGTCTGAGCGCACGGAAGAAGAGGAGCGGGAGATTATCCGTTCACAGATCGTTGATTTTTTTACGGGAAGCATGTCGGAGCCGGATTCAGCGGTTCAGGGGCTGATTGATACGATGCAGGCGGATGCGACGTGGGCCGATATTGATTATGCGAGTACCCGCCGCGCCTCATGGCCTCCCGGCCGGCATCTGGACCGGCTGCTGGAAATGTCCGTTGCTTATGCCGATCCGAATTCCGTGTTTTATCAGGACGCGGACCTGTTAGCGAAAATTTTGGCGGGCCACCAGCATTGGCTGGATAATCTATACTACAGCCTCAACTGGTATAACAACCGTATCAGTGTGCCGCTGGCGATGCTTCGCAGTTTTATGATGCTGGGAGATGATTTGCCGGCTTCTATGTATTCCGAAGCGCGCTGGTCGGTGTTGAAAGATTCTGCGATGGACATGACCGGGACCAACCAGATGAATCTGGCGCGAAAAACCTTTCTCCGTTCCTTTCTGGATAATGATCCGGAAATGATGGCCACAGCGATTGAGGAGTTCTGGAACGTACTGGCCGTCACAACAGAAGAGGGTATACAGCCGGATGGGTCATACCATCAGCACGGTCCGCAGCAGCAGTTCGGAACCTATGGACTGATATTTTCCGGCGCGATGGTGGAGTGGAACGAAATGCTGCGAGGTACGTCCTATGTGGCGCCGGAGGGGAAGAATGAGATCTTACGAAACTTTTTGTTGAATGGAGAAGCCTGGATTGTCTGGAACGGAGTTATGGATATCAGTGCACTGGGTCGTGAGATCAAGTCGGGGTCCCAGGTGTACACGTGGTCGAAACTGTCTGATCAGCTGGAGCGCATGAAGGCGCTGGATCCAAATTATATCCGTGCGTATGAAACGGCCCTGATGCCGACCAACGGCATTGTGGGGCACTCGGTTTTCTGGCGTTCCGATTTTGCGGTGCATCGTCGTCCGGATTGGTATTCCTCCGTGAAAATGTGCTCAACGCGGGTGGTTGGCACCGAAACGGCTAACGATGAAAATGTCTCCGGGATCCATTTGCCGGACGGTGCGCTCTATGTCTATCAATCGGGTGAAGAATATCAGGATATAGGCGGATTGTGGGATTGGCGTCGCTTGCCCGGAACGACCTGCGATCAGGGAATGGATAATCTCGAACCGGTCGGATATGACAAAAATTATGGATCCACCGATTTTGTCGGCGGACTGACCGATGGCACGAACGGGGTTTCGGTGATGATCTATAAGCGAAGAGAGCTATCGGCCCGCAAGGCCTGGTTTTTTGGCGAGGATTCGGTGACCTGTCTGGGAAGCGGAATCGACGGGGCGACCGACGGTTCCGTTTTAACCTCGGTGCAGCAATCGAACCTGAACGGTCCTGTACGTTGCTCTTCAGGGAGCCTCGGAGCAGGAACAAACCTGTTGGCGGCCGGCGAGTGGGTGCATCATGACGGCATCGGCTATCATCTGCTGCAGCCTTTCACGGTGCATCACGGTGAGGTGATCGGTGACTGGAAGCAGGTGAACTCGACGTTTGATGTCGGGGCGGTGACGGGAGATGTATTCAGTGTCTGGATGAACCATGGCCGATCGCCGGTTAATGAGGAATATGCTTATACAATTTATCCTCGGGCAGTTGCCGAGGAGATGGATGATCGCATTGCGAACCATGGAACGGTTGTGCTGACCAACTCAACGGCGCTGCAGGCCATAGAAAGCGGTGCAGGCGTTTTTGCCGTATTTTATGAAGCAGGTCAGCTGACCACAGTGGACGGTTTCGTGATTGAGACAGATACTCCGTGTCTGGTGAACTGGAACGCCGGGGTTGTGAGGGTTGCGGAGCCGACTCAAACCCACTCTGCCCTGACGCTGACCGTGAAGGGTCGGCCGTATGACCTCATCCTGCCGGACGGGGGCTTGGCCGGAAGTCCGATTGAATTTGAACAGGTGTCCACTCCCTATATTCGCACGGGGAGTGTTTCCGGCATAGATATGGATCGGGCCACGTTGCAGGCCGATTTGGCATTTTCCGGAGATGGGGACTGTTCGGCCCGTATCTATTGGGGGACCGTGGATGGCGGCACTGGAGCATGGGAATATGCCGCCGAGCTGGGTTCGGTTTCGACAGGACTACTGTCCTCGGTAATTACCGGTTTGGAGCCGGGGACGGAATATTGGTTCCGGGCCTGGGCCTCGAATGAAAGCGGCGACTCCTGGGCGAATAGTTCCTCTTCATTTATTACACCGGATCAGCCGGAACTTGCCTCGGTCGGAGTCACGAATGTCTATGCCGGCTCAGCTGTTTTAAGTGGATCGCTGTCTGGGGGAGTCGCGGACATCACGCTGGTTTGGGACACGGTGGATCAGGGGTCGACTCTGTCCGCATGGGGAGCCCGTGCGGTGCTTTCGGATCAGCCGATCGGTGAATTCAGCGGATTGGCTGGCGGGTTGGTCCGGGGGAATACCTATTTTGCCCGTTGTTTTGCGTCCAACACGGCGGGGCAGGTATGGAGCGATGTCATTTCTTTTGAGGTGGCCGCGGATGCTCCCTCGCAGGTATATGTCGATTTTGGTTCCGCCGGGGACACGTATTCCGATGTCTCAGAACAGTATAATAACGTCAGTGGTTCGGGATCTCTGGCCGTCGTGGATACGGTTGGCAATGATGCCGGAATTACACTGCAGTATGCGCTTTACGGGGGCACCTATAACTATGCCTCCGGAGGGGATCGCGCCGCGGTCGAGGGGATCAGTTCCGATGTGACGACCGATCGTCTCTATGCCGGAACCGGGAACTTTGAAAACGTAGGCGATTTCGGGTGTACCCTGACGATTTCGGGACTCAACCCGGCCAACGTCTGCAGCCTCACTGTGCTGCCGAGTCCCACCGGGGTGAGTTCCACCTGGACCCTTGCGACCGGAACCGGTGCGCCCGATGAATATATCCAGGACTCGTCAACGAGTACCAACGTATTTGAATGGGTGGATATCCTTCCCGACAGCAGTGGAAAAGTTGTGATTACCGGGCGGGCCTTCAGTAACAGTAAGTGGAAGTCAGTCGGGATCTCCGGCCTGATTATTCAGGCGGTTCCTGCTTCAGAATGA
- a CDS encoding glycoside hydrolase family 88/105 protein: MKLKQSITPIVVLGFVLNATAAGASSTRASVEIKALTQRVADWQLSTYADMGKYRALPSGKRYRWHNREPHDDNDWTCAALHMGLFHFGETVGAPKYQDWLKALCAKNEWKLRVHPKGIEHADDHAMGQVYLDFYRQSHDPVMIADLQSRFDAILQGPNRSKKAWYWCDALFMGPATWARLAKLTGNTAYLDYMDQQYHLSYDMLWNQQDQLFYRDNKRKANREANGANEYWSRGNGWVFGGLAYMIPDLPETWDGRAFYIDLFKQMAAALKRTQRTDGTWSMSMMADESAFPVKEISGTSFFVFGLAWGVNEGILDRTVYEPVILKGWNAMAGCVNEDGMPGYVQGIGAAPGDSYPDYTEVYGVGGFLAAGAEVYRMAGGE, translated from the coding sequence ATGAAGTTAAAACAATCCATAACTCCGATTGTTGTGTTGGGTTTCGTGCTGAATGCAACTGCGGCCGGAGCCTCCTCTACGCGCGCATCCGTCGAAATAAAAGCCCTTACACAGCGGGTGGCCGACTGGCAGCTTTCAACCTATGCCGATATGGGGAAATACCGGGCGCTGCCATCAGGCAAACGTTATCGCTGGCATAATCGCGAACCGCATGATGATAACGACTGGACCTGTGCCGCATTGCATATGGGGCTGTTCCATTTCGGAGAAACCGTCGGCGCCCCGAAATACCAGGACTGGCTGAAGGCGCTTTGTGCAAAGAATGAGTGGAAACTACGGGTGCATCCCAAAGGCATTGAACATGCGGACGATCATGCTATGGGGCAGGTTTATCTCGACTTTTACAGGCAGTCACATGACCCGGTTATGATTGCGGACCTGCAGTCCAGGTTCGATGCCATCCTGCAGGGCCCGAACCGCTCTAAAAAGGCGTGGTATTGGTGCGATGCTCTCTTTATGGGGCCGGCAACGTGGGCGCGTCTGGCGAAGCTGACGGGCAACACGGCTTATCTCGACTATATGGATCAGCAGTATCACCTGAGTTATGACATGTTGTGGAACCAACAGGACCAGCTGTTTTATCGGGACAATAAACGTAAGGCAAACCGGGAAGCGAACGGCGCGAATGAATATTGGTCGCGCGGCAACGGTTGGGTGTTCGGTGGGTTGGCCTATATGATTCCCGACCTCCCCGAAACCTGGGACGGCCGAGCGTTTTACATCGACCTGTTCAAACAGATGGCCGCGGCGCTGAAACGTACGCAGCGCACGGACGGCACGTGGTCGATGAGTATGATGGCCGATGAGTCCGCATTCCCCGTGAAGGAGATCAGCGGGACGTCATTTTTTGTATTCGGTCTCGCCTGGGGCGTAAACGAAGGGATTCTGGATCGCACAGTGTATGAACCGGTGATCCTGAAGGGGTGGAATGCCATGGCCGGATGCGTGAATGAGGACGGCATGCCGGGTTATGTTCAGGGAATCGGTGCGGCTCCCGGCGACAGCTATCCCGATTATACCGAGGTGTATGGTGTCGGCGGTTTCCTGGCTGCCGGGGCAGAAGTCTACCGCATGGCCGGCGGAGAATAA
- a CDS encoding glycoside hydrolase family protein has translation MKHVFLIIFISVLSKVSVAEYNDKYVVGCKLPADAVITCPDSNPLRDALLPVPETAVFEMEGWALWDPSLIKVGDTYHLFCSRWSKEEDHKAPRDAWKKSHIIRATSKNLFGPYEFQEVVAEAKDHPWAKQGLHNPKITKVGDRFLLYHLGIPRWQTGFMFSDSVEGPWTPVSQPIVNANNPALLIRDDGSAYMLSKFKRVNKKTGQRQNFMRAHEAADVNGPYTTLGDGGNRLPYDLELEDPTIWWANDQYNVICTDWMGKVTGIQKSVVYYTSKDGIHYELYSTLPVWSQNDPIPMEGGDSRTVYKVERPQVYVNDNGELEALLVSVAKEPGKHDYIVIRPVDHFVPAN, from the coding sequence ATGAAACATGTATTCCTGATTATATTCATATCGGTTCTCAGTAAGGTATCAGTAGCAGAATATAACGATAAATACGTCGTCGGTTGCAAGCTGCCGGCCGATGCGGTGATTACCTGTCCGGATTCCAATCCGCTGCGTGATGCATTGCTTCCGGTTCCGGAAACGGCTGTTTTTGAAATGGAGGGTTGGGCGTTGTGGGATCCCTCGCTGATTAAGGTCGGCGATACCTATCATCTGTTCTGTTCCCGCTGGTCCAAAGAGGAGGATCATAAGGCGCCACGCGATGCGTGGAAGAAAAGCCATATCATTCGGGCGACGTCGAAGAATTTGTTTGGGCCCTATGAATTTCAGGAAGTGGTTGCTGAGGCGAAGGACCATCCCTGGGCAAAGCAGGGATTGCATAACCCGAAAATTACGAAAGTCGGAGACCGTTTTTTGCTGTATCATCTGGGTATTCCCCGGTGGCAGACTGGATTCATGTTTTCTGATTCGGTGGAGGGTCCCTGGACGCCGGTTTCGCAACCGATCGTGAATGCAAATAATCCGGCGCTCCTGATTCGTGACGACGGCAGTGCTTATATGCTTTCGAAGTTTAAGAGGGTGAATAAGAAGACCGGACAACGTCAGAATTTCATGCGCGCACACGAGGCGGCGGATGTTAATGGGCCATACACGACGCTGGGTGATGGCGGTAACCGCCTGCCGTATGATCTTGAACTGGAAGATCCTACCATCTGGTGGGCGAATGATCAGTACAATGTGATTTGTACGGACTGGATGGGTAAGGTGACGGGTATTCAGAAATCGGTGGTCTATTATACCTCGAAGGACGGCATTCACTATGAACTTTATTCAACCCTTCCGGTCTGGTCTCAGAATGATCCGATTCCCATGGAAGGTGGCGATTCACGCACGGTTTATAAAGTGGAGCGCCCGCAGGTCTATGTGAATGACAACGGGGAACTTGAGGCCTTGCTGGTTTCTGTGGCAAAGGAGCCGGGAAAACATGATTATATTGTGATCCGTCCGGTGGATCATTTTGTGCCAGCCAATTAA
- a CDS encoding VOC family protein produces the protein MKIEHFAYQVKDAAAVSDWYCEHLGFQVKRGAEKPFPVYFLADSAGDVMIEIYSNPSVRTPDYASMDPLILHLAFVCDEIPETIQRLEAAGATRISGPDQTPSGDVLAMLRDPWGLAIQLCHRAASMIQV, from the coding sequence ATGAAAATTGAGCATTTTGCTTATCAGGTTAAAGATGCGGCGGCGGTATCGGATTGGTACTGCGAGCATTTGGGGTTTCAGGTAAAACGCGGGGCGGAAAAACCGTTCCCGGTGTATTTCCTGGCCGATTCCGCCGGCGATGTGATGATTGAAATCTACAGCAATCCGTCGGTCCGGACTCCGGATTATGCCTCAATGGATCCGTTGATTCTGCATCTGGCCTTTGTCTGTGATGAAATCCCCGAAACCATCCAACGACTGGAAGCCGCCGGAGCAACACGGATTTCGGGTCCCGATCAAACTCCGTCGGGAGACGTACTGGCCATGCTGCGCGATCCCTGGGGGCTGGCGATTCAGTTGTGCCATCGGGCTGCGTCCATGATTCAGGTATAG